A window of the Haloquadratum walsbyi C23 genome harbors these coding sequences:
- a CDS encoding protein translocase SEC61 complex subunit gamma has protein sequence MDVKIELSSYVRVLKLASTPSWNEFSQIGLIAGAGIVFVGFLGFLIFAIMTLLPGGV, from the coding sequence ATGGACGTCAAAATTGAGTTGAGTAGTTATGTACGGGTGTTAAAGCTTGCAAGCACCCCTTCGTGGAATGAATTCTCTCAGATTGGACTTATTGCTGGCGCAGGAATTGTATTCGTTGGATTCCTTGGATTCCTCATTTTCGCAATAATGACGCTGTTGCCTGGAGGTGTGTGA
- the ftsZ gene encoding cell division protein FtsZ — MDSIVDDAIDEAEKTGGGDAVDGAAVEAEPESESTADTGATNDGLSQSGTMTDDELQDVLEDLQTDITVVGCGGAGGNTVDRMHQEGIEGATLVAANTDVQHLVEIESDTKILMGEQKTQGRGAGSLPQVGEEAAIESQEEIYNAIEGSDMVFVTAGLGGGTGTGSAPVVAKAARESNALTIAIVTTPFTAEGEVRRTNAEAGLERLRDVADTVIVVPNDRLLDSVGKLPVRQAFKVSDEVLMRSVKGITELITKPGLVNLDFADVKTVMQRGGVAMIGLGESDSESKAQDSVKSALRSPLLDVDISSANSALVNVTGGSDMSIEEAEGVVEEIHNRIHPDARIIWGTSVDDDLDGTMRTMIVVTGVESPQIYGSSDTAAQSNAQGVEGMRVDTDGNGRVNAAESVETDTGSNAETDEAETATRTEVPFPDEDADFIE, encoded by the coding sequence ATGGACTCCATCGTCGACGACGCAATAGATGAAGCTGAGAAAACAGGAGGTGGGGACGCCGTCGACGGAGCCGCGGTCGAGGCCGAGCCCGAGTCTGAATCAACTGCCGACACGGGTGCGACCAATGATGGGCTCTCACAAAGCGGGACAATGACTGATGATGAACTCCAGGATGTTCTTGAGGATCTCCAGACCGACATTACCGTCGTCGGTTGCGGTGGAGCCGGAGGAAACACCGTTGACCGGATGCATCAAGAAGGGATTGAAGGAGCAACACTTGTTGCTGCAAACACCGATGTCCAGCATCTTGTTGAGATTGAATCAGATACGAAGATCCTCATGGGTGAGCAGAAAACCCAGGGTCGTGGGGCAGGCTCACTCCCACAGGTCGGTGAAGAAGCAGCAATTGAATCTCAAGAGGAGATTTATAACGCAATCGAAGGATCAGATATGGTTTTTGTCACCGCTGGTCTTGGAGGTGGTACCGGTACTGGTTCAGCACCAGTCGTTGCAAAAGCAGCTCGTGAGTCAAATGCGCTCACGATTGCTATTGTGACAACACCGTTTACCGCTGAGGGTGAAGTCCGACGAACAAATGCTGAGGCAGGTCTCGAACGACTTCGTGATGTTGCCGATACTGTGATTGTCGTCCCAAATGATCGACTCTTGGATTCTGTTGGAAAACTTCCCGTCAGACAGGCATTCAAAGTCTCGGATGAGGTGTTAATGCGTTCTGTCAAGGGGATTACAGAGCTCATTACAAAGCCAGGGCTCGTTAATCTCGACTTTGCGGATGTCAAGACAGTCATGCAGCGTGGCGGGGTTGCGATGATCGGACTTGGTGAGTCTGATTCAGAATCAAAAGCACAAGATTCAGTTAAGAGTGCGCTTCGCTCACCGCTGCTTGATGTCGATATTTCAAGTGCAAACTCAGCACTTGTGAATGTCACTGGTGGATCGGACATGAGTATTGAAGAGGCTGAAGGCGTTGTTGAGGAAATCCACAACCGGATTCACCCTGATGCACGAATTATCTGGGGAACGTCTGTTGATGATGATCTTGATGGAACAATGCGGACAATGATTGTCGTTACTGGCGTCGAATCACCACAGATATACGGTTCATCTGATACCGCTGCACAGTCAAATGCACAAGGTGTTGAGGGAATGCGCGTCGATACTGACGGCAATGGTCGCGTGAACGCCGCTGAAAGTGTTGAGACGGATACAGGGTCGAACGCAGAGACAGATGAGGCTGAGACAGCTACTCGGACTGAGGTCCCATTCCCAGATGAGGACGCCGATTTTATCGAATAA
- a CDS encoding D-aminoacyl-tRNA deacylase: protein MPTVIGLVVSSADAASVTISDQLHELVEWESHRDAAGDEYEQYDDFEMRTIDEWHLEAENASELFSTTPQIIAFLSRHSGDTGPLLTTHFTGNFGPAEYGGEPGSFAQACPMIQQTLLEAFDWYAPSKYDVGIECTHHGPTTVGAPSLFVELGSSETEWNDPDGAHAVAQAILELSGEDAPANVETDRTVVGFGGGHYAPRFERIIRETDWVVGHIGADWALDSMGAPAANRDIINHAVTASDADVALVADDRPELTKVISQADIRVVQERWLRETTGVSRPMVSALENALVPIAAGLRLGTPATEYDPTTSDEFVITDRHTDNDAVGTIHTKESSDIDTGTNHNVDAERTESEDSHNIRDAIDWAGADAVVLAFPTSLMETITGIDIETTNQVFSKHTLAFETTEGGTRPTGRMIVSDYLSVESITHALIDILKLKYDRVERTDETLRVRRQVFDPAKAATLDVPEGPAFGRLAAGESVTVAGRTIDPEAVHTTETVTFPVFSTSASSSSSSSSS, encoded by the coding sequence ATGCCCACTGTGATTGGTCTTGTCGTGAGCAGTGCTGATGCTGCCTCTGTTACGATTAGTGATCAGCTGCATGAACTTGTCGAGTGGGAATCTCACCGTGACGCTGCTGGCGACGAATATGAACAATATGATGATTTCGAAATGCGCACGATTGATGAGTGGCATCTTGAAGCTGAAAATGCGTCTGAATTATTCTCGACGACACCACAAATTATTGCATTTCTCTCACGACATAGTGGCGATACAGGACCGCTTTTAACCACACATTTCACTGGTAATTTTGGTCCGGCGGAATATGGTGGAGAACCTGGTTCATTTGCACAGGCTTGTCCGATGATACAACAGACACTGCTTGAAGCATTTGATTGGTATGCTCCATCGAAATATGACGTTGGTATTGAATGTACGCATCATGGTCCAACCACCGTAGGCGCGCCGTCACTTTTTGTTGAACTGGGGAGTAGTGAAACGGAGTGGAATGATCCTGATGGCGCACATGCAGTCGCACAAGCGATTCTTGAGCTCTCAGGTGAAGATGCACCAGCTAATGTCGAGACTGACCGAACCGTGGTTGGGTTTGGGGGTGGACATTATGCACCGCGATTCGAGCGTATTATTCGAGAAACAGACTGGGTTGTCGGTCATATCGGTGCTGACTGGGCACTCGATTCAATGGGTGCGCCAGCAGCGAATCGTGATATTATCAATCATGCAGTGACCGCATCAGATGCAGATGTTGCACTTGTTGCTGATGATCGTCCAGAGCTAACGAAAGTGATTAGCCAAGCCGATATCCGCGTTGTCCAGGAGAGATGGCTTCGAGAGACCACTGGCGTCTCTCGCCCAATGGTCAGCGCTCTTGAAAATGCCCTTGTTCCGATAGCCGCAGGGCTCCGTCTAGGAACCCCTGCAACAGAATATGACCCTACGACGTCTGATGAATTTGTTATCACTGATAGACACACAGATAATGACGCGGTTGGAACAATTCACACAAAGGAATCAAGTGATATTGATACTGGAACGAATCATAACGTCGATGCAGAGAGAACTGAAAGCGAAGACAGTCATAATATTCGGGATGCAATAGACTGGGCTGGTGCGGATGCTGTGGTACTCGCGTTTCCAACATCACTCATGGAGACGATTACCGGAATCGATATTGAGACAACAAACCAGGTGTTCTCTAAGCACACACTCGCATTTGAGACAACTGAAGGTGGGACAAGACCAACTGGACGTATGATTGTCTCTGATTATCTCTCGGTTGAGTCAATTACTCATGCGCTGATAGATATTCTTAAATTGAAGTATGACCGGGTTGAGCGGACCGATGAAACACTCCGCGTGAGGCGTCAGGTCTTTGACCCTGCAAAGGCGGCAACATTGGACGTCCCTGAAGGTCCAGCATTTGGTCGTCTTGCCGCTGGTGAATCAGTGACAGTTGCGGGACGGACTATTGACCCAGAAGCAGTCCATACAACGGAGACAGTCACATTTCCGGTATTCTCTACCTCAGCCTCATCTTCATCCTCATCCTCATCATCATAG
- a CDS encoding shikimate dehydrogenase — translation MDIYGLIGNPVEHSLSPPMHEAAYDARGIDARYVTFEPTKDTLETAINGANALDIAGINVTIPFKQDVLNHIIPDDIAREVGAVNTIKFHDGETPRGYNTDVAGVKRAFQHHNISIDGYDAVVVGAGGAGRAAAFALADAGAHVHIANRTVERAETIATDIGGQATAGGLDTRDEISDADILLNATSVGMDPDSDQTPVPQSYLHDGLVVLDAVYTPIETRLLREATAAGATTIDGAWMLLYQGVVAFEIWTEQDAPIQQMNAALRAELEDA, via the coding sequence ATGGACATCTATGGATTAATCGGGAATCCAGTTGAGCACTCATTATCACCACCAATGCATGAGGCAGCATATGACGCACGCGGAATTGACGCACGATATGTGACATTTGAGCCGACGAAGGATACTCTTGAGACCGCAATTAACGGTGCTAATGCGCTTGATATTGCTGGAATCAACGTCACAATTCCATTTAAGCAGGATGTGCTTAATCATATCATTCCCGATGATATTGCTCGCGAGGTTGGCGCCGTAAATACAATCAAATTTCACGATGGTGAAACACCGCGTGGATATAATACCGATGTCGCAGGTGTCAAACGGGCGTTTCAACATCATAATATCAGCATAGACGGATACGATGCTGTCGTCGTTGGTGCTGGAGGTGCTGGGCGGGCTGCTGCCTTTGCACTTGCTGATGCCGGTGCACATGTTCATATCGCAAATCGGACTGTCGAGCGTGCTGAGACGATTGCTACAGATATTGGTGGGCAAGCAACTGCTGGCGGGCTTGACACCCGTGATGAAATTTCTGATGCAGATATATTGCTCAATGCAACGAGTGTCGGGATGGATCCAGACAGTGATCAAACTCCGGTTCCACAGTCATATTTACACGATGGATTAGTCGTACTTGATGCAGTATATACCCCCATCGAAACCCGATTACTCCGCGAAGCTACCGCAGCAGGTGCAACGACAATTGACGGGGCATGGATGCTTTTATATCAGGGTGTTGTTGCATTCGAGATTTGGACCGAGCAGGATGCGCCAATTCAACAGATGAATGCTGCGCTTAGAGCAGAACTCGAAGATGCGTGA